One genomic segment of Brassica napus cultivar Da-Ae chromosome A3, Da-Ae, whole genome shotgun sequence includes these proteins:
- the LOC106438592 gene encoding mediator of RNA polymerase II transcription subunit 12, with protein sequence MQRYHPANCTSAVNNTAIGARDSGRADSSSIGNYSLNSRRPPPLTPYKLRCEKDGLNSRLGPPDFHTPTSSSPEENLTKEYIQFGYKETVDGLKEADEIILTQVHTFSKPVVLKCKESVRKCFRAINESRALKRKAGQVYGVPLSGSLLGKPGFPEQKSCGEETKKKWIESLSQQHKRLRSLADNIPGYRRKTLFEVLIRNNVPLLRATWFIKVTYLNQVRPSTAAISSGTPDKTQNSRCEQWTKDVIEYLQYLLDELLSRNSSYPSQQTRDRSPQMLYAGSMQKISPASSSLYGEETSLHFKWWYMVRLLQWHHAEGLLFPYLIVDWVLRLLQEKDVFEILLLLLPIVYGFLESIVLSQTYVQSLVAIAVRFIEEPAPGGSDLVDNSRRAYTLSALIEMVRYLVLAAPDTFVSSNCLPLPPSIAACGPNDVSYASKAYENLEKLRSNSSEISTQFQGRGVDSRFGFLSFDYTISTIQRSADDLAKIASAGYPQHNVAKAVQALDKALSDGDIRAAYSYLFEDLCNGAVDETWIAEVSPCLRSSLRWIGAISTSFVCSAFFLIEWATCDFRDFRAGMPKDIKFSGRKDCSQVYLVIQLLKQKILGGEFAARKGKNRRSNSLGVSKPSSSMDAFESPGPLHDIIVCWIDQHEVHRGGAKRLQLLVFELIRSGIFNPVAYVRQLIFSGMIDMIQSAADPERRIRHHRILKQLPGWFVYDTLEEAQLLGGDKLEEAVRIYSNERRLLLRELLVNADQKSKKNSTFLPSVDLPRTFNAMADNQEHRKHTKRSKDIRELKERIAALLQFPDVSCGVKNSVRDEFQNSVKESSGSVYSKMDHLESTPGCEDCRRAKRKKMNDEKSSCYQGSSPIASDEEDNWWIKKGFKTVEPSLKVDPLMELTKQVPRGRQKMVRKTQSLAQLQAARIEGSQGASTSHVCDNKVSCPHHGPGVEGENHKVVDVFRTSTSVDTVSVGNSLKQLQFVDKRSIAVWLVNVVRQLVEESEKSSVRVGQFNKGAPVEEKNTVRWKLGADELSSILFLMDLSLDLVAVVKFLFWLLPKAKSSPSFSVQGGRNLVIMPRNVENNVCEVGEAILVSSLRRYENILFSADLVPEAMTALMARAASLMSSNGKISGSAALVYARYILNRYGNLPSVVEWHNNFKATCEKRLLSELDHTRSGNGEYEIPLNVPAGVDNADDYLRKKISSSGTRLSRVGLNMREVVQRHVEETTHYLRKLIGTDTMKASLAGKNDDGYQVAQQIVVGLMDCIRQTGGAAQEGDPSLVSSAVSAIINSVSNSMARILDFSVGNVHQNRPSGVGSSNIARHILQIHITCLCLLKEALGERQSRVFEIALATESSTALAGAFAPAKGSRGQHQLSPESFDSNANNTNDMPNGTGKLALSKATKVTAAVSALVIGAITHGVITLERIVGLLRLRECLDFVQFVRRTKSSSNGSARSVGASKVDNSIEVYVHWFRLLVGNCKTVSEGMVLELVGESSVVAVSRMQRMLPLKLVFPPAYSIIAFVLWRPLLSSGNSNSSVHEDTHRLYQSLTVAFHDVIKHLPFRDVCFRDTQGLYELIVADSTDSEFASVLELNGMDMHLKSVAFAPLRARLFLNSVIDCKVPSSGYSHEAVSESKKRHQGNGTKLVDKLVSVLDCLQPAKFHWQWVELRLLLNEQALTEKLENHDLPLTDAIRSSCPTSEKPEASENEKNFIQILLTRLLVRPDAVPLFSEVVHLFGRSVEDSMLKQAEWFLAGPDVLLGRKTIRQKLIIVGESKGLPTKPQFWKPWGWCSNSSSDPITANKAGKKRKLESTSMEEGEVIEEGLGSKKLLFDENSPSVGYGFTTERAFVQLVLPCIDQSSDESRSIFVNELVRQFSNIEQQLSSVTIRSITNNKQMGTASSGSEVSSNKGSTRKGLRGGSPSLARRSSINTTDTAPPPSPAALRASMSLRLQFLLRLLPVICREPSFRNTRHTLASTIVRLLGSRVVYEDSAACSPRSDVSKAETESTRDPSSMADLSSDVLFDRLLFVLHGLLSNHQPNWLLPRSSSNDSSKDFTLFDRDAAESLQNELARMQLPDTIRWRIQAAMPILLPSLRCSLSCQPHSVPPTALTLVQPSGSAAAGLNQRNSPATPKTVTAAAAGQGKLKQNMLSPCQQQEADNTDMVDPWTLLEDGTSSGQSSSNALNSSDMGNLRATCWLKGAVRVRRTDLTYIGSVDEDS encoded by the exons ATGCAAAGGTATCATCCTGCCAACTGCACTAGTGCAGTCAACAATACCGCTATAGGTGCTAGGGACTCTGGACGAGCTGATTCTTCTTCCATTGGAAACTACTCGCTTAACTCAAG GAGGCCACCGCCATTGACACCCTACAAGTTGAGGTGTGAAAAGGACGGTCTGAATTCCCG ACTAGGACCGCCTGATTTTCATACTCCAACATCAAGTTCCCCCGAAGAAAATCTTACCAAAGAGTATATTCAGTTTGGATACAAGGAAACTGTTGATGGACTTAAG GAAGCGGACGAGATTATATTGACCCAGGTCCATACTTTTTCAAAGCCTGTTGTCCTAAAGTGCAAAGAG TCTGTCAGAAAGTGTTTTAGAGCTATCAATGAGTCTCGTGCACTGAAGCGCAAG GCTGGTCAGGTCTATGGGGTGCCTCTCTCTGGTTCGCTTCTCGGTAAGCCTGGATTCCCAGAACAAAAATCATGTGGGGAGGAGACAAAGAAAAAATGGATTGAG AGTCTATCACAACAGCACAAGCGTTTGCGCTCTTTGGCTGATAACATTCCTGGATATAGGAGAAAAACCTTATTTGAAGTCCTCATAAGGAACAATGTCCCATTACTGAGAGCTACTTGGTTTATAAAAGTGACTTATCTTAATCAG GTGCGACCTAGCACTGCGGCTATTTCTTCAGGAACACCTGACAAGACACAAAATTCTCGGTGTGAGCAATGGACAAAAGATGTTATTGAATATTTGCAATACCTCTTGGATGAACTTTTGTCACGGAATAGTTCGTATCCTTCTCAGCAAACTAGAGATAGGTCGCCACAGATGCTTTATGCAGGATCAATGCAAAAGATTAGTCCAGCATCGTCAAGTCTTTACGGGGAGGAAACATCTCTGCATTTTAAATGGTGGTATATGGTGCGTCTTCTACAGTGGCACCATGCTGAAGGCCTCCTCTTTCCTTATCTCATTGTTGATTGGGTTCTCAGGCTCTTACAG GAAAAAGATGTCTTTGAAATTTTGCTGTTGCTACTTCCCATTGTATATGGTTTCTTAGAGAGCATTGTTCTCTCTCAGACATATGTACAAAGTCTTGTAGCTATTGCTGTCCGTTTCATCGAGGAACCTGCTCCTGGTGGATCCGATCTTGTTGATAACTCTCGGAGAGCTTATACTCTCTCTGCTTTAATTGAGATGGTTCGCTATTTGGTACTGGCTGCACCCGACACATTTGTTTCTTCAAATTGCTTACCGCTACCTCCTTCCATCGCAGCATGTGGACCCAATGACGTGAGCTATGCATCAAAGGCATATGAGAATCTGGAAAAGCTGAGAAGTAATTCCTCAGAGATCTCTACCCAGTTTCAAGGGAGGGGAGTTGATTCTCGGTTTGGATTCCTTTCTTTTGATTACACCATTTCAACCATTCAAAGAAGTGCAGATGATTTGGCAAAGATAGCTAGCGCTGGTTACCCTCAGCATAACGTGGCTAAAGCTGTTCAGGCTTTGGATAAAGCTTTGTCGGACGGGGATATCAGAGCTGCTTACTCTTATCTCTTTGAAGACCTCTGCAATGGAGCCGTTGATGAGACCTGGATTGCTGAAGTCAGTCCATGCTTAAGATCATCCCTCAGATGGATTGGGGCTATCAGTACATCCTTCGTTTGCTCTGCTTTTTTCCTGATCGAATGGGCGACATGTGATTTTAGAGATTTCCGGGCTGGTATGCCTAAAGATATCAAATTCTCTGGCAGAAAAGATTGTTCTCAGGTGTATTTAGTTATTCAGCTTCTGAAGCAGAAAATTCTGGGTGGAGAATTCGCAGCTCGCAAAGGAAAGAACCGTCGCAGCAATTCTCTTGGTGTCTCTAAACCTAGCAGCTCGATGGATGCATTTGAAAGTCCAGGCCCGTTACATGATATCATAGTCTGTTGGATTGATCAGCATGAGGTACACAGGGGAGGAGCAAAGCGCTTGCAGTTACTCGTTTTTGAACTTATACGCTCTGGAATTTTTAATCCTGTAGCATACGTTAGACAACTTATATTTAGTGGGATGATTGATATGATTCAGTCTGCTGCTGATCCTGAGAGGAGAATAAGGCATCATCGCATATTAAAGCAGCTACCTGGGTGGTTTGTATATGATACTTTAGAGGAAGCACAGCTCTTAGGAGGAGATAAGCTTGAAGAGGCTGTGAGAATTTATTCAAATGAAAGGCGACTTCTTCTGCGAGAGTTGCTTGTTAATGCAGATCAGAAGTCAAAGAAAAATTCCACTTTCCTTCCGTCAGTTGATTTGCCAAGGACCTTTAATGCAATGGCCGATAATCAGGAACATCGAAAACATACCAAGCGCAGTAAGGATATTAGAGAACTAAAGGAGCGCATAGCTGCTCTACTGCAGTTTCCAGATGTGTCCTGTGGTGTGAAAAATTCAGTGCGAGATGAATTTCAAAATAGCGTTAAGGAATCAAGTGGATCTGTGTATAGCAAGATGGATCACCTAGAATCTACACCAGGGTGTGAAGACTGTAGaagagcaaaaagaaaaaaaatgaatgatgaAAAGAGCTCTTGCTATCAAGGGAGTTCACCAATTGCATCAGATGAAGAAGATAACTGGTGGATCAAGAAGGGGTTTAAAACTGTGGAGCCTTCTCTGAAGGTTGATCCTCTGATGGAGTTAACTAAACAAGTACCGAGGGGTAGGCAGAAGATGGTGCGCAAAACACAGTCGCTGGCTCAACTACAAGCTGCTAGGATTGAAGGTAGCCAGGGCGCTTCAACGAGTCATGTTTGTGATAACAAAGTAAGCTGCCCTCATCATGGCCCTGGAGTGGAAGGAGAAAACCATAAGGTGGTTGATGTGTTTAGAACTTCTACCTCTGTGGATACTGTATCTGTTGGAAACTCTTTGAAGCAGCTACAGTTTGTTGATAAGCGGTCTATTGCAGTTTGGCTTGTAAATGTTGTTCGGCAACTTGTCGAAGAGTCCGAAAAGAGCAGTGTGAGAGTTGGGCAGTTCAATAAAGGTGCACCAgttgaagaaaaaaacacagTTAGGTGGAAGCTTGGGGCAGACGAGCTATCTTCCATATTATTTCTCATGGATCTCTCTCTTGACTTGGTTGCAGttgttaaatttcttttttggttattaccaaaggccaaAAGTAGCCCAAGTTTTTCCGTTCAAGGTGGGAGAAACCTTGTAATTATGCCAAGGAATGTTGAAAACAACGTGTGTGAAGTAGGGGAGGCTATTCTAGTATCATCACTTAGGAG GTATGAAAACATTCTATTTTCAGCAGATCTTGTTCCCGAGGCCATGACAGCTTTGATGGCGCGTGCCGCATCACTAATGTCGAGTAATGGAAAGATTTCTGGATCAGCGGCTTTAGTTTATGCTCGCTATATTTTGAATAGATATGGAAATCTTCCCAGTGTTGTGGAATGGCATAACAATTTCAAAGCAACATGTGAAAAGAGGCTTCTTTCTGAACTTGATCATACTCGATCAGGGAACGGTGAGTATGAAATCCCCCTTAATGTTCCAGCTGGAGTAGATAATGCAGACGACTATTTACGTAAAAAAATCAGCAGCAGTGGTACTCGTCTTTCAAGAGTGGGTTTGAATATGAGAGAGGTTGTGCAAAGACATGTTGAAGAGACAACTCATTATCTCAGAAAACTCATTGGTACTGATACAATGAAAGCATCACTTGCTGGGAAAAATGACGACGGGTATCAGGTGGCTCAACAAATTGTAGTTGGGCTAATGGACTGCATTAGACAGACTGGCGGTGCAGCACAAGAGGGTGATCCTTCTTTGGTTTCTTCTGCGGTATCTGCGATCATTAACAGTGTAAGCAATTCCATGGCAAGAATTTTGGATTTCTCTGTGGGAAATGTTCATCAGAATCGTCCATCTGGCGTAGGTTCATCTAATATCGCACGTCACATTTTGCAAATCCATATAACCTGTCTGTGCCTTCTAAAGGAAGCTCTTGGAGAGCGTCAAAGTCGAGTGTTTGAAATAGCGCTTGCAACGGAAAGTTCCACTGCTCTTGCTGGAGCGTTTGCCCCTGCGAAGGGATCCCGAGGTCAGCATCAGCTATCTCCTGAATCCTTTGATTCAAATGCGAACAACACGAATGATATGCCGAACGGTACTGGAAAACTAGCGCTGAGCAAAGCAACAAAAGTTACTGCAGCTGTATCTGCACTTGTTATAGGTGCTATCACACATGGCGTTATAACCCTTGAGAGGATTGTTGGTCTGCTGAGACTAAGGGAGTGCTTAGATTTCGTTCAGTTTGTAAGGCGTACAAAATCGAGTTCTAATGGCAGTGCTAGGTCCGTGGGAGCCTCTAAAGTGGATAACTCAATTGAAGTTTATGTACATTGGTTCAGACTTCTTGTTGGTAACTGCAAAACTGTTTCGGAAGGGATGGTTTTGGAGCTTGTGGGAGAATCTTCAGTGGTGGCTGTATCACGTATGCAGCGCATGCTTCCGCTGAAATTGGTCTTCCCACCAGCCTATTCAATTATTGCCTTTGTTCTGTGGAGGCCTTTGCTTTCGAGTGGCAACTCTAACTCCAGTGTCCATGAAGATACTCACCGCCTTTATCAGTCTTTGACAGTGGCCTTCCATGATGTGATTAAGCACCTTCCTTTCCGAGATGTGTGCTTTAGAGACACCCAGGGACTTTATGAACTAATAGTTGCTGATTCCACAGATTCTGAGTTTGCGTCGGTACTTGAGCTGAATGGTATGGATATGCACTTAAAATCTGTGGCCTTTGCTCCCCTTCGTGCGCGTCTTTTCCTTAATTCCGTAATTGATTGTAAGGTGCCATCCTCCGGTTATTCCCACGAAGCAGTTAGTGAATCAAAAAAACGACACCAGGGAAATGGAACAAAGCTCGTGGACAAGCTGGTGTCTGTATTAGATTGCCTGCAACCTGCAAAGTTCCACTGGCAGTGGGTTGAACTCAGGCTGCTTCTAAACGAGCAAGCATTAACCGAGAAACTCGAAAATCACGATCTGCCTTTGACAGATGCAATACGATCTTCCTGTCCTACCTCTGAGAAGCCTGAGGCCTCTGAGAATGAGAAAAATTTCATCCAAATCCTCCTCACAAGGTTATTGGTTAGACCTGATGCGGTACCACTTTTCTCGGAAGTGGTTCATCTCTTCGGTAGGTCGGTTGAGGATTCAATGTTGAAGCAAGCTGAATGGTTTCTAGCAGGTCCAGATGTTCTTCTTGGAAGAAAAACAATCAGACAAAAACTGATTATAGTAGGAGAAAGCAAAGGACTTCCTACGAAACCTCAGTTCTGGAAACCTTGGGGTTGGTGCAGCAACTCCAGTTCCGATCCTATCACGGCAAACAAGGcaggaaagaaaagaaagttgGAAAGTACTTCTATGGAAGAAGGGGAAGTGATCGAGGAAGGGTTGGGTTCAAAAAAGTTATTATTTGATGAGAACAGTCCCAGTGTTGGATATGGGTTTACAACTGAGAGGGCTTTTGTTCAGCTAGTGCTTCCATGCATAGATCAAAGCTCTGATGAATCTCGAAGTATCTTTGTGAATGAGTTGGTAAGACAGTTTAGCAATATTGAGCAGCAGTTAAGTTCAGTTACCATCCGCAGTATAACAAACAACAAACAGATGGGAACTGCTTCTTCTGGGTCTGAGGTTTCATCAAATAAAGGAAGTACTCGGAAGGGCCTTCGTGGTGGTAGCCCTAGCTTGGCAAGAAGATCCTCAATCAATACTACTGACACTGCGCCGCCACCTTCCCCTGCTGCTTTGAGAGCTTCTATGTCTCTGCGGTTGCAGTTTCTTCTAAGGTTACTGCCTGTCATCTGCAG GGAACCTTCGTTTAGGAACACGAGACATACACTTGCATCTACAATAGTTCGTCTGCTTGGAAGCCGAGTAGTTTATGAAGACTCTGCTGCATGTTCTCCTCGTAGTGACGTATCAAAGGCGGAGACAGAATCAACAAGAGATCCATCTTCCATGGCAGATCTTTCTAGTGATGTCTTATTTGACCGATTATTGTTTGTACTCCATGGGCTGTTAAGCAATCACCAGCCAAATTGGCTATTGCCAAGGTCTTCTTCTAATGACTCATCCAAAGACTTTACCTTGTTTGATCGTGATGCAGCAGAGAGCTTACAG AATGAGCTTGCACGGATGCAGCTACCGGACACCATCAGATGGCGGATCCAAGCAGCGATGCCAATTCTCCTTCCTTCTCTACGTTGCTCTCTCTCGTGTCAGCCACATTCTGTTCCGCCAACCGCACTCACACTTGTTCAACCCTCAGGATCTGCTGCTGCTGGGCTCAATCAAAGAAACTCCCCTGCCACACCAAAAACTgtaacagcagcagcagcagggCAAGGTAAGCTGAAGCAGAATATGTTGTCACCATGTCAACAGCAAGAAGCAGACAACACGGATATGGTTGACCCATGGACGCTTTTGGAAGATGGGACAAGCTCAGGTCAATCAAGCAGCAACGCTTTAAACAGCAGCGACATGGGCAATCTTCGAGCCACATGTTGGTTAAAGGGTGCAGTGAGGGTCAGACGGACTGATCTGACATACATTGGTTCAGTGGACGAAGACAGCTGA
- the LOC106438595 gene encoding rop guanine nucleotide exchange factor 3 gives MENLSNPDENEDANYHQSPRSIDQNDQSASETPVYSSMSIDSFVYPRTCSESTSGFSDQIDHETNSFCSDASPSDWPVLTESKSSKCLSTGLDMQSNENLQVQEISEAELETMKERFSKLLLGEDMSGSGKGVCTAVTISNAITNLYATVFGQNLRLEPLETEKRALWKREMKCLLSVCDYIVEFIPRCQSLSNGTTVEVMESRPRADIYINLPALRKLDSMLMEALDSFQNTEFWYAEEGSLSMKSARSATGSFRKVIVQRKEEKWWLPVPLVPPEGLSDIARKQLKNKRESTNQIHKAAMAINSSILSEMEIPDSYMATLPKCGKSSVGDSIYRYMSGSGRFFPEKLLDCLNIASEHEAVQLADRVEASMYTWRRKACLSNSKNSWNLVKDLMSTTERTDKNYVMAERAETLLFCLKQRYPELSQTSLDICKIQYNKDVGKAVLESYSRVLEGLAFNIVAWIDDVLYVDKTMSGSE, from the exons atggaGAATTTGTCGAATCCAGATGAAAACGAAGACGCGAATTATCATCAATCACCACGATCCATTGACCAAAATGATCAATCAGCATCAGAAACTCCGGTTTACTCGAGCATGAGCATAGACTCCTTTGTTTACCCTCGGACATGTTCGGAGAGTACTTCAGGCTTTTCAGACCAAATAGATCATGAAACCAACAGCTTCTGTAGTGACGCTTCCCCCTCTGACTGGCCTGTCCTAACGGAATCCAAGAGCTCCAAATGTCTCTCTACTGGTTTAGATATGCAATCAAATGAAAATCTTCAAGTCCAAGAAATCTCAGAAGCAG AGCTAGAGACAATGAAGGAAAGATTCTCAAAGCTACTGCTTGGAGAAGATATGTCAGGAAGTGGCAAAGGAGTTTGCACTGCAGTCACCATCTCTAACGCTATTACCAATCTTTATG CTACAGTGTTTGGACAGAATCTGAGGTTAGAGCCGTTAGAAACAGAGAAGAGAGCATTGTGGAAAAGAGAAATGAAGTGTCTTTTATCGGTATGCGATTACATAGTTGAGTTCATCCCTAGATGTCAGAGTCTAAGCAATGGAACTACTGTTGAGGTGATGGAGAGTAGACCAAGAGCAGATATCTATATCAACTTACCTGCCTTGAGAAAGCTAGATTCTATGCTTATG gaaGCATTGGATAGTTTTCAGAACACAGAGTTTTGGTATGCAGAAGAAGGAAGTCTATCGATGAAATCTGCACGTTCTGCCACTGGATCATTCAGGAAAGTTATAGTACAGAGGAAAGAAGAGAAATGGTGGCTACCAGTTCCTCTTGTTCCTCCAGAAGGTTTGTCAGATATAGCCAGAAAACAactcaagaacaagagagagagtacTAATCAGATTCACAAAGCTGCAATGGCTATCAACAGTAGCATCCTCAGTGAAATGGAGATTCCAGACTCTTACATGGCTACTCTCccaaag TGTGGTAAAAGCAGTGTTGGTGATTCAATCTACCGCTACATGAGTGGTTCGGGTCGGTTTTTCCCAGAGAAACTCTTAGATTGTCTGAACATAGCATCTGAGCATGAAGCTGTTCAGTTGGCAGATAGAGTAGAGGCTTCAATGTACACTTGGAGACGCAAAGCTTGTCTTAGTAACTCTAAGAACTCATGGAACCTGGTGAAAGATCTTATGTCAACTACAGAGCGAACAGACAAGAACTATGTTATGGCTGAGAGAGCAGAGACTCTGCTCTTCTGTTTGAAACAGCGTTATCCAGAACTATCTCAGACATCATTAGATATATGCAAGATTCAGTACAATAAG GATGTAGGAAAAGCAGTGTTGGAGAGCTATTCAAGGGTACTTGAAGGCTTAGCTTTCAACATAGTTGCTTGGATTGATGATGTTCTCTATGTAGACAAAACCATGAGCGGTAGTGAATAA
- the LOC106438594 gene encoding elicitor-responsive protein 3-like isoform X2 yields MMSGRLEVLLVDAHGITHTNFIGRPVYYVLLQCGTKEYRSKLSKGHNDNALWNQKFVFDFPMSQWKKLTHIKFKTMDKELFKDGGFVGETIIDLKGIITEGGDRGYMEVKPAPYNVVLDDDTFKGVLKLGFRFTAADKLRRKAWEQKIEGKNSEEAMNSTTLTLMKVPLLRFLLYCFQKTTKYQLKDN; encoded by the exons AtgatgagtggaagattagaagTACTTCTCGTTGATGCTCATGGAATCACACACACAAATTTTATTG GAAGGCCTGTGTATTATGTGTTGTTACAATGTGGGACAAAGGAGTACCGAAGCAAATTGTCAAAAG GTCATAATGACAACGCATTGTGGAACCAAAAGTTTGTATTCGATTTCCCAATGTCTCAATGGAAGAAGCTGACACATATCAAATTTAAAACCATGGACAAAGAGCTTTTCAAAGATGGTGGATTTGTAGGTGAAACaat AATTGATCTTAAAGGGATAATAACCGAAGGAGGTGACAGAGGATACATGGAAGTTAAACCAGCTCCATACAATGTTGTTCTTGACGATGATACTTTTAAAGGCGTCTTAAAACTCGGATTCAGATTCACTGCAGCG GATAAATTGCGGAGGAAGGCATGGGAACAGAAGATAGAGGGCAAAAACAGTGAAGAAGCAATGAATTCTACAACTCTGACTCTGATGAAAGTCCCTTTGTTACGGTTTCTCCTGTACTGCTTCCAGAAAACAACCAAATATCAACTAAAAGATAACTAA